GGATAATAACAAATCACAAAAGATGAAAGGGGCTGGCAAATATGAAAGGTTTGGTAAAGAAGATTGGTTCAGTGTTGATCGTAGGGAGTTTGTTAATTGGAGGGATTAGCATGAGTGGTGTCTTCCAAGGTCCTGCAAAGGCTTATGCAGATGAAGTGCAGAAAAACGTCGTTAGTGTAGTAGGTAAAGGCGAATTGTCCATCAAGCCGGATATTGTATACCTGTCCATCGGTGTGGATACTACGGCTACAACTGCGCAAGAAGCGCAAAAAACAAATGCTGCTAAAATCCAAAAGATCACTACACTACTGAAGGGGACTTGGAAAATCGCAGATAAGGATATTCAAAGTACCCAATTCTATGTGCAACCCAACTACAGTTATAGCGAAAAAGAAGGACAGCAAGTGAAAGGATACAACGCGAATCATACACTGTTAGTGTCCTACAGAGATCTGACCAAGGTTGGTGAATTGCT
This genomic stretch from Paenibacillus sp. FSL H7-0737 harbors:
- a CDS encoding SIMPL domain-containing protein translates to MKGLVKKIGSVLIVGSLLIGGISMSGVFQGPAKAYADEVQKNVVSVVGKGELSIKPDIVYLSIGVDTTATTAQEAQKTNAAKIQKITTLLKGTWKIADKDIQSTQFYVQPNYSYSEKEGQQVKGYNANHTLLVSYRDLTKVGELLDAASAAGANNIGNARFSVEDTSAFEAQVIEKAMANADVKAGAIAKAAKRSLGQVITVSQNDGNVTPVYFEQNLKMEMAAADAGASTSVQPGVVKVTTQLSVMYELK